CGCCGCACTGGTTCGATGGCGTCGTCACGGGAAGCGGAGTCGTCGGTGCGATCGTATGGGGCGCTCCGCACGAGCACGTGGTCTCCCTCTCACATGAGCGGTTCTTCGTGCCCGCGAACTCGATCATGCCGCCTCCCGACACCGGCGCGCGGATCGAGGACATTCGACGAGAGCTCCTCTCCGCGAACCCGTCCGCCGCAGCGGCTCTGGTCGCAGACAGCGTCGCGGAAGCTGCAATGGACGATCTCATCTGGACAGACCCGCTTGGCCCCACGTCGGAGCTGCGCATCGAGTGCGCGACGGTCGAACCGCACACGTATCGCCGATCCGTGGACTTCGCCACCGGCGAGGTCCACATCCGCTGGATGGACGACGCCGGCGCGACCGAACTTCGCGTATCCGCCCGCCGCGGCGACTCGAACGTCACCGTGCGGTACCGCTCCGACAGCCCCGGGCCCGTGACGGCGCACCTCGGCATGCCTCGCAACAGAGAGGCACTGCGCGGCGAATCACCCGACTACGCCGACGACGTCGAGTGCCGCGTATGGGAGGAGAGCCCCACGACGGCGAGCCTGGAGCTGCGTGCGACGCACCCCGAGAGTGGACGCATCGTCTCCGCCACGACCCGCATCCAGGCGCCCCTCGCCTCGCAGGTGCGCATCCACGACGGCGACATCATCGCCCGCATCGACACCCTCGCCGGCGAATGGGCGCAGGTCGATATCACCGTGGACGTGAACGACGGCGCTGCGCACTCGTCATCCGATCCCCACGCGCATGACGCGTTGCAGAGAGCCTCCACCCTCTCTCTCGCTTCGCTCGTTCCCGCGGACATCACGACGGAGGAGCTGCTCGGCCGGGCCCCCGACGACACGGACCACGCACTCGCGCTCATCGAGCTGGCCTACGCGGCAGGCCGATACAACATCATCTCGTCGACAGGCGAGCTCCCCGCCACCCTCCAGGGAGTCTGGCAAGGCACATGGTCACCCCCGTGGTCGGCGGACTACACCCTGAACGGGAACGTGCAGAACGGGTCGATCGCCTCGCTCGTGTCTACGGGCACCCCCGAGCTCATTCGATCGGTCACGCGACTGGTCGTCCCTCGCCTCGAAGACTTCCGCACCAACGCGAGACGCGTCTTCGGAGTCGAGGGCGCCCTGCTTCCGTCTCGCATGAGCAGCCACGGCCTCGCCAATCACTTCTCCGCTGACTACCCTCTCCAGTTCTGGACAGGATGCGGCGGCTGGATCCTCCGTATGCTCGCAGACGCCGTCCTGGCGACGGGCGACCGCGAGCTCGTCGACGACAGCACATGGCACCTCGTGGAGGAAGTGCTGCGCTTCTACCAGGAGGTCGGCTCCCAGGTTCCGCTTGCGCCCGCC
This genomic interval from Microbacterium sp. LWH11-1.2 contains the following:
- a CDS encoding glycoside hydrolase N-terminal domain-containing protein; protein product: MTFTQTDQTGPTGRTTETRSGRESFISTSTAPHWFDGVVTGSGVVGAIVWGAPHEHVVSLSHERFFVPANSIMPPPDTGARIEDIRRELLSANPSAAAALVADSVAEAAMDDLIWTDPLGPTSELRIECATVEPHTYRRSVDFATGEVHIRWMDDAGATELRVSARRGDSNVTVRYRSDSPGPVTAHLGMPRNREALRGESPDYADDVECRVWEESPTTASLELRATHPESGRIVSATTRIQAPLASQVRIHDGDIIARIDTLAGEWAQVDITVDVNDGAAHSSSDPHAHDALQRASTLSLASLVPADITTEELLGRAPDDTDHALALIELAYAAGRYNIISSTGELPATLQGVWQGTWSPPWSADYTLNGNVQNGSIASLVSTGTPELIRSVTRLVVPRLEDFRTNARRVFGVEGALLPSRMSSHGLANHFSADYPLQFWTGCGGWILRMLADAVLATGDRELVDDSTWHLVEEVLRFYQEVGSQVPLAPAYSPENTPLGAPTPISVDPTMDIAILRDLARSATVLAEARGVPTPELPTVAARYRVEDGRLAEWSSPGQPDDVAHRHVSQLYGLWYEPDDAFDDPQLRSAAAKLIHDKIAWRAENPGPPPGNMEMAFGLTQLGLAAATLGDSDALQQCIEWLTQLHFTTAMTTTHDAGRMFNVDASGGLPAVIASALVQSTRQTIHLLPALPGPWTNGSVTGLTTRTGLRVDELSWDEHGMTVALSGDPASRWVRREGVTVQLPRPASLRSGSDPATRFRLAEADSHTLNFRWVEETTPSRS